One stretch of Halobaculum marinum DNA includes these proteins:
- a CDS encoding metallophosphoesterase → MVERAPADGRRRGRDRPLVEPVPDAPAAVAALGDERGLLLADYHAGIEAGLRYERGVELDSAGDERRERVLDLLTRTDADRLVVLGDLGHRIGGAGDAETAELDALLSAVGVPVTLALGNHDPGLAEAFGDRVDVTPAGGARLGDVGVLHGHTWPAPEVLGADVVCMGHEHVAVRLADAVGGGRAEKAWLRGPLARDAFVDDVDLAGVDWRDPELVVFPAFNDRSGGTWVNVDGQGFLSPFLPDALESGEAYLLDGTRLGDYRRV, encoded by the coding sequence ATGGTCGAGCGCGCCCCCGCGGACGGTCGGCGTCGGGGGCGCGACCGCCCGCTCGTCGAACCCGTCCCGGACGCGCCCGCCGCGGTCGCGGCGTTGGGCGACGAGCGGGGCCTGTTGCTCGCGGACTACCACGCCGGCATCGAGGCCGGCCTCCGCTACGAGCGTGGAGTCGAGTTGGACAGCGCCGGCGACGAACGCCGCGAGCGGGTGCTGGACCTACTAACGCGCACCGACGCAGACCGACTCGTCGTCCTCGGCGACCTCGGGCACCGCATCGGCGGCGCGGGCGACGCCGAGACCGCGGAACTCGACGCGCTCCTCTCGGCCGTCGGAGTCCCCGTCACGCTCGCGCTCGGCAACCACGACCCCGGCCTCGCGGAGGCGTTCGGCGACCGGGTCGACGTGACGCCCGCGGGTGGCGCTCGCCTCGGCGACGTGGGCGTCCTCCACGGGCACACGTGGCCGGCGCCCGAGGTGCTCGGCGCCGACGTGGTGTGTATGGGCCACGAACACGTCGCTGTCAGACTGGCTGACGCCGTCGGCGGCGGCCGTGCGGAGAAGGCGTGGCTCCGCGGACCGCTCGCGCGCGACGCGTTCGTCGACGACGTCGACCTCGCGGGCGTCGACTGGCGCGACCCGGAGTTGGTCGTGTTCCCGGCGTTCAACGACCGATCCGGCGGAACGTGGGTGAACGTCGACGGTCAGGGGTTCCTCTCGCCGTTCCTCCCCGACGCGCTCGAATCCGGCGAGGCGTACCTGCTCGACGGCACGCGACTCGGCGACTACCGTCGCGTCTGA
- the sppA gene encoding signal peptide peptidase SppA: MTDSTTRTVITVVALVVAAAVAAALGYVLFVWLPDDNLARLFGVLLTLAAVATALKIAGSALSSRFADYTVAEVAVEGPITRDGGGGGGLPRSPGTPGADEVVEQIERADDDPNAEALLVKLNTPGGQIVPSEDIRLAAERFDGPTIGYATDTCASGGYAIAVGCDELWAREGSVVGSIGVIGSRPNVHELADRLGVSYEQFTAGEYKDAGLPLKEVSPDERAYLQGIVDDYYDQFVEQVAEGRDMDEQAVRDTEARVFLGTEAYERGLVDGLGDREAVLDRVEERTGTEAVVEEFTPQRGLMTRLRGGATAVAYALGAGVASRFAGDDATGVDVRVRR; the protein is encoded by the coding sequence ATGACCGATTCGACAACCCGCACCGTCATCACGGTGGTCGCGCTCGTCGTCGCCGCGGCGGTCGCGGCGGCGCTCGGCTACGTCCTGTTCGTGTGGCTTCCCGACGACAACCTGGCGCGACTGTTCGGCGTGCTCCTCACGCTCGCAGCGGTCGCCACCGCACTGAAGATCGCCGGGTCGGCGTTGTCGTCGCGGTTCGCCGACTACACCGTCGCAGAGGTCGCCGTGGAGGGACCGATCACCCGCGACGGCGGTGGCGGCGGCGGACTCCCGCGGTCGCCCGGCACGCCCGGCGCCGACGAGGTGGTCGAACAGATCGAACGTGCGGACGACGATCCGAACGCCGAGGCGCTGCTCGTGAAGCTGAACACGCCCGGCGGTCAGATCGTCCCCAGCGAGGACATCCGACTGGCGGCAGAGCGCTTCGACGGCCCCACGATCGGCTACGCGACCGACACCTGCGCCAGCGGCGGCTACGCCATCGCCGTGGGCTGTGACGAACTGTGGGCCCGGGAGGGGAGCGTCGTCGGCTCCATCGGCGTCATCGGCTCGCGACCGAACGTCCACGAGTTGGCCGACCGCCTCGGCGTCAGCTACGAGCAGTTCACCGCCGGCGAGTACAAAGACGCCGGCCTCCCGCTGAAGGAGGTGTCGCCGGACGAGCGCGCGTACCTCCAGGGCATCGTCGACGACTACTACGACCAGTTCGTCGAACAGGTCGCCGAGGGGCGCGACATGGACGAGCAGGCCGTCCGCGACACCGAGGCGCGCGTGTTCCTCGGAACGGAGGCGTACGAGCGCGGCCTCGTCGACGGACTCGGCGACCGCGAGGCCGTCCTCGACCGCGTGGAGGAACGCACCGGCACGGAGGCGGTCGTCGAGGAGTTCACCCCGCAGCGCGGGCTGATGACTCGTCTACGCGGCGGTGCGACCGCCGTCGCGTACGCGCTCGGTGCCGGCGTCGCCAGTCGGTTCGCCGGCGACGACGCGACCGGCGTCGACGTGCGAGTCCGTCGGTAG
- a CDS encoding coiled-coil protein has translation MVTKEEVLEEYGLDQLDESRNVSLSEEELENDSKGQLIKKAGQLRDRRNELNQMASERASKRDDLNAKTREKVDEAQEHRESRDELNEQVQEHKESRNELNAQANELFDEVEEMKQDLELGSGKSIEELKEEIEDLEFKQQTEVLGTDEERELIEKIESKREKLAEKKGKVDQSGELEELIEEAEEVRSEASTHHQKVTELADEAQEHHNQMIEAYREADEIRDEADAMHELFVEAQESADQHHEDFVRVQKRLRELDKEEEAEKKEEREAKMEEEREEAEEIYQKFKEGETLDTEDLMKLQKTGLL, from the coding sequence ATGGTAACGAAAGAGGAAGTTCTCGAAGAATACGGTCTTGACCAGCTAGATGAATCCCGAAACGTCTCCCTCTCCGAGGAGGAGTTGGAGAACGACTCGAAGGGACAGCTGATCAAGAAGGCCGGACAGCTCCGTGACCGACGTAACGAGCTCAATCAGATGGCGTCCGAGCGCGCGTCCAAGCGCGACGACCTGAACGCGAAGACACGCGAGAAGGTCGACGAGGCGCAGGAACACCGCGAGTCGCGGGATGAGCTCAACGAGCAGGTCCAGGAGCACAAGGAGTCGCGCAACGAGCTGAACGCCCAGGCAAACGAGCTGTTCGACGAGGTCGAGGAGATGAAGCAGGACCTCGAACTCGGCTCGGGCAAGTCCATCGAGGAGCTCAAAGAGGAGATCGAAGACCTCGAGTTCAAGCAGCAGACCGAAGTCCTCGGCACCGACGAGGAGCGCGAGCTCATCGAGAAGATCGAGAGCAAGCGCGAGAAGCTCGCCGAGAAGAAGGGCAAGGTCGACCAGAGTGGCGAGCTCGAAGAGCTCATCGAGGAGGCCGAAGAGGTCCGCTCGGAGGCGTCCACGCACCACCAGAAGGTGACGGAGCTGGCCGACGAGGCGCAAGAGCACCACAACCAGATGATCGAGGCCTACCGTGAGGCCGACGAGATCCGCGACGAGGCGGACGCCATGCACGAGCTGTTCGTGGAGGCGCAGGAGTCGGCCGACCAGCACCACGAGGACTTCGTCCGCGTCCAGAAGCGCCTGCGCGAACTGGACAAGGAGGAGGAGGCCGAGAAGAAGGAAGAGCGCGAGGCCAAGATGGAAGAGGAGCGCGAGGAGGCCGAGGAGATCTACCAGAAGTTCAAGGAAGGCGAGACCCTCGACACCGAGGACCTGATGAAGCTCCAGAAGACGGGGCTGCTCTAA